The genomic stretch AATTCACCGATCCGGAAATTCTGCGCACCAACCTGGCGTCCGTTATCCTGCAGATGACCGCGCTGGGGCTAGGCGACATCGCGGCGTTCCCGTTCGTCGAAGCGCCGGACAAACGCAACATACAGGACGGCGTACGCCTGCTGGAAGAGCTCGGCGCAATTAGCACCGACGAGCAGGCGACGGTCTACAAGCTGACGCCGCTGGGCCGCCAGCTCAGCCAGCTGCCGGTGGATCCGCGTCTGGCCCGTATGGTGCTGGAAGCGCAGAAGCACGGCTGCGTGCGCGAAGCGATGATCATTACCTCGGCGCTCTCCATTCAGGACCCGCGCGAGCGTCCGATGGACAAGCAGCAGGCGTCTGACGAAAAGCACCGTCGCTTCCACGACAAAGAGTCCGACTTCCTCGCCTTCGTGAACCTGTGGAACTATCTCGGCGAGCAGCAGAAAGCGCTCTCCTCGAACCAGTTCCGACGCCAGTGCCGCGTGGATTTCCTCAACTACCTGCGCGTGCGCGAGTGGCAGGATATCTACACCCAGCTGCGCCAGGTGGTGAAAGAGCTGGGCATTCCGGTGAACAGCGAGCCGGCGGAGTATCGCGAAATCCATATCGCGCTGCTGACCGGCCTGCTGTCCCACATTGGGATGAAGGACGCCGAGAAGCAGGAGTATACCGGCGCGCGCAACGCCCGTTTCTCCATCTTCCCCGGTTCCGGCCTGTTCAAGAAGCCGCCGAAATGGACCATGGTCGCCGAGCTGGTTGAAACCAGCCGCCTGTGGGGGCGCATTGCCGCGCGTATCGATCCGGAATGGGTGGAGCCGGTGGCGCAGCATCTGCTTAAGCGCTCGTACAGTGAACCGCACTGGGAGCGCGCGCAGGGTGCGGTGATGGCGACCGAGAAGGTGACCGTTTACGGCCTGCCGGTGGTTGCCGCGCGGAAGGTCAACTACAGCCAGATTGACCCGGCGCTCAGCCGCGAGCTGTTTATCCGCCACGCGCTGGTGGAGGGAGACTGGCAGACGCGCCACGCCTTCTTCCGTGAAAACCTGAAGCTGCGCGCCGAAGTGGAAGAGCTGGAGCATAAATCGCGGCGCCGCGACATTCTGGTGGACGATGAGGCGCTGTTTGAGTTTTACGACCAGCGCATTAGCCATGATGTGATTTCCGCCCGCCATTTCGACAGCTGGTGGAAGAAGGCCAGCAAAGAGACGCCGGACCTGCTCAACTTCGAAAAAAGCATGCTGATTAAAGAGGGCGCGGAGTCGGTCAGCAAGCTCGACTACCCGAACTTCTGGCATCAGGGCAACCTCAAGCTGCGTCTGACCTATCAGTTTGAGCCAGGGGCCGACGCCGACGGCGTGACCGTCCACATTCCGCTGCCGCTGTTAAACCAGGTCGATGAAGGCGGGTTTGAATGGCAAATTCCCGGCCTGCGCCGCGAGCTGGTGATTGCGCTGATCAAATCCCTGCCGAAACCGGTGCGCCGTAACTTTGTTCCCGCGCCGAACTATGCGGAAGCCCTTTTAGGCCGCGTCACGCCGCTGGAGCTGCCGCTGCTGGACGCGCTCGAGCGTGAATTCCGACGCATGACCGGCACCACCATCGACCGTGAAGACTGGAACTGGGATCAGGTGCCCGATCATCTGAAAATAAGCTTCCGCGTGGTGGACGATAAAAATAAAAAGCTGCTGGAAGGGCGCTCCCTGAGCGAGCTGAAAGAGGCGCTCAAAGGCAAAGTTCAGGAGACGCTGTCTGCGGTGGCCGATGACGGTATCGAGCAGAGCGGGCTGCATATCTGGAGCTTTGGTCAGCTTCCGGAAAGCTACGAACAGAAGCGCGGTAACTATAAGGTCAAAGCCTGGCCGGCGCTGGTGGACGAGCGCGACAGCGTGGCGATCAAACTGTTTGATAATCCGCAGGAACAGCAGCAGATGATGTGGCGCGGGCTGCGTCGCCTGCTGCTGCTCAACATCCCGTCGCCGATCAAGTATCTGCACGAGAAGCTGCCTAACAAAGCCAAGCTCGGGCTGTACTTCAACCCGTACGGCAAGGTGCTGGATCTGATTGACGACTGCATCTCCTGCGGCGTGGACAAGCTAATCCACGAGGCGGGCGGTCCGGTCTGGACGGAAGAGGGCTTTGCTCAGCTTCATGAAAAGGTGCGCGCGGAGCTGAACGATACCGTGGTGGAAATAGCGAAACAGGTCGAGCAGATCCTCACCGCCGTGTTTAATATCAACAAGCGCCTGAAGGGGCGCGTGGATATGACCATGGCGCTGGGGCTCTCGGACGTGAAGGCGCAGATGGCGGGGCTGGTCTATCGCGGTTTTGTCACCGGCAACGGCTTCAACCGTCTCGGCGATACGCTGCGTTATCTACAGGCGATTGAAAAACGTCTGGAAAAAATGGCTATCGACCCGCACCGCGATCGCGCGCAGATGCTGAAAGTGGAGAGCCTGCAGCAGGCGTGGCAGCAGTGGCTCAACAAGCTGCCGCCGGCGCGCCGCGACGATGAAGACGTGCAGGCGATCCGCTGGATGATCGAGGAGCTGCGCGTCAGCTTCTTTGCCCAGCAGCTCGGTACGCCGTATCCGATTTCGGATAAGCGTATCCTGCAGGCGATGGAGCAGATTTCCGCTTAAAACCCGGTTTTCTCCCTCTCCCTGTGGGAGAGGGTATCATTTTCACCCGTTCACCATTGCCAGCGTAAACCCATCCCATCCCTTAACCCCCACCGTTTGCAGCGCGGTGGCGGTTAGGCGCGGGTTATCCCCAATCATTTCGATAAAACGCCGCACACCCAGCACGCGCGCGTCGTCGCTTTGCCCGTTAATCACTTCGCCATCGCGGACCACGTTATCGCCAATGATTATCGTGCCGGGACGTGAATAGTGCAGCGCCCATTCCAGATAGCCGGGATTGTTTGGCTTATCGGCATCAATAAAGATCAGGTCGAACGGCGGAACCTCACCGAAATTCTCCAGCGAGCTCAGCGCCGGGCCTTCAATTAATTCAATGCGTTCGTTTAACCCAGCAAGCTGAATATTCTGGCGCGCAACGCGGGCATGTGTGGGATCGGCCTCAAGCGTAATCAGCTTCCCGTCCGGCGGCAGGGCGCGCGCCATCCAGATCGAGCTGTAAGCACCCAGCGTACCAATCTCCAGAACGCGCCGCGCCTGCGTCATGCGCACGAACAGCGCCAACAGCTGCCCCTGATTGGCCGCCACGTCGTGTTCGGGCAGCCCGGCGCGCTTGTTGTTTTCCAGTACCTGACTCAGCACGTCATCGTCAGGGATCAGCGAAGAAATCATGTAATTATCTACTGCAGACCATCGTTGATGCATAGATTGACTCCTTGGATTTTTCTCCCTCTCCCTGTGGGAGAGGGGCGAGGTGAGGGCATCAGCGCGCAAGCCGGGTTCATGCACTCTTCCAGCCGCCGCCCAGTGCTTTATACAAATCGATCTGCGCCAGCAGCAGGTTATTTTTCACCTGCACCACGCTGGTCTGCACCGAGTACAGCGTGCGCTGCGCGTCCAGCACGTCCAGATAGGAGGAGTAGCCGTTGCGATTGCGGTTCTGCGCAATGCGCAGCGTCTCCTGCGCCACATCCTGCTGGGCAAGCAGCTCGGTCAGCTGTTCCTGATAGCGCGCAATAGCATCAAGGCTGTTGTTCACTTCGGCAAACGCGTTACGCACGGTTTTTTCATAGGCGTACAGCGCCTGGTTACGCTGGGACTGGGAAATATCCACCTGCGCATTCAGCGCCTGGCGGTTCAGCAGCGGCGCAAGAATGCTGCCCCCGACGCTCCAGAGCTGAAGCGGATTGTCCAGCAGGCCGGACAGGGTGCGATCCTGTATCGATCCTGTCGCGGTCAGGTTGATCGACGGCAGCAGGCTCGCGCGCGACGCGGCAAGCGAGGCGTCGGCCGCAACCAGCTGGCGTTCGGCCTGAACGATATCCGGCCGACGGTTCAGGAGCGTAGACGGCAGCTGTGACGGCAGCGTCAGCGGCGTTAGCGTCTCAAAGCTTTCGCTGCGCGCTACCGCCCCGGGATTGCTTCCCAGCAGCAGGCTGAGGGCGTTTTCCTGCTGTGCAATCTGATGCTGCAGCACGGGAACCTGCGCTCGCGTTGAGCGGAGTTCGGAATCCGACTGCATCAGCTCCAGACGCGAGCTGTAGCCCGTCTCAAACTGACGTTTCGCGAGGTTAAATGCCTCTTCGCGCGATTTCAGGGTGGATTCGGTCACGCGCAGCTGCTCATCAAGCGAGAGCAGGGTGACATACCCGGATGCAACGGAAGACGCGACGGTCAAATCCGCGGCGGCAGCGGCGGCTTTTTGCGCCGCCAGCGAGGCCTCGGCGGCACTGGCCGTGCTGCGGTTGACGCCCCAGATATCCACGTCGTAGCTCGCCGTCAGGCTCCCTCTGTACAATGTGCCGTAAACCGGCAGCCCGGTCGCGGCGGATTGTGAACGGGCGCGCGTCCCCGTTACGCCCGCATCAAGCGAGGGAATGAGACTGCCGTCGGCCGCGAAGACCCGCGCCTGATACTCGTTTATCCGTTCGCGGGCGATCAGCACGTCGCTGTTATGCTGTAGCGCCTGATCCACATAGCGGTTGAGGTTGTTGTCGTGAAAATTGCGCCACCAGAGCTGCTCCGCGGGGCTGGCAGGGCCGGAGACGGTGCGCCACTGGGGGGGGATGTGCAGCGTCGGCTGCGCCTGTTTCACGTCAACGGACTGGCATCCGGCCAGCATGACCGCTGCCACCAGCGCGGCTATCGGGCGAAGGATCATTACTTCGCCTCCCGCGTATCAATGGTCACCTGTACCGACATACCCGGACGCAGCAGCGCGGACTCCTCAGGCTTACCGAGCACCTCAATGCGCACCGGAATACGCTGGGCGATTTTGACAAAGTTGCCGGTGGCGTTATCCGGTGTGATGGCGCTGAACTCCACCCCGGTCGCCGGGGAGATGCTCTCCACGCGGCCCTGATACGCTTTGTTGTTCAGGGCATCAACGGTGAATTTCACCGGCTGACCAACGCGCAGCTCCGCGAGCTGGGTCTCTTTGATATTGGCGATAACCCAGTGCTGCGGAGGCACAAGGGTGGTGAGATGGGTTCCGGCGGTAACGTACGCCCCGAGACGAACGGCGATCTGACCCAGCTGGCCGTCGCGCGGCGCCACAATACGCGTGTTTTGCAGATCGATCTGTGCCAGTTCAAGCGCCGCTTTCGCGTTTTCGACATCCGCCTCCAGCGCGCCGCGGTTCACAATCACCGTCTGCAGATCCTGACGCGACATCTCAAGCAAGGCTTTGGCCTGCTCGATGTCGGCGCTGCCCTGGGCCGCGCTGGCCAGCGCCGCATCGCGTTCGCGTACGGAAAGCGAACCGTCAGCCGCCAGATCCTTCACGCGCTTTAAATCCGCCTGGGTTTTCAGGCTCTGGGCGCGGGCATTTTTCAGCGCCGCGTCGTTTTTGGCGATCGTCGCTTCGGCGCTTTTACGCTGCTGCAGGTTGTTATTAAGCGCGGCAATTTTCATCGCCAGCTGTGCCTCGGCCTGATGCACGCGCTGACGATAGATGCGGTCATCAATCTGCAGCAGCAGGTCGCCTTTTTTAACCTGCACAAAGTCCTGAACCTTCACCTCGGTGATATAGCCATTCACCTGGGGACTGATGAACGTCGTCTGGCCGCGCACGTAGGCGTTGTCGGTAAACTGCGCGTGGCGGGTGAACGGCGGCAGCTGCCACGCGTAAAGGATCACCAGCACGCCGACGATGCCGATGGCGGCGGCGGTGAAAACGGAAACAATGCGCACATTTTTGCGGGTGTTGGCCTGCTCTTTAGCGGCATCCTGCTGACTCATAAACTCTCCAGATGTATTTCAATTATTTATTGCCGGTGGCGTTCTTCAGCGCCATACGGGCAGTGATGCGCAGGCGCAACAGGCGCCATAAAATCCAGACCAGCGTGGCGGCAGCGATGCCCGCCGTCAGCAGATAAGTATCGTTGTAAGCCAGAATATTCGCCTCAAGCGTCGTCACCGTTTGCAGCTGCGTGATCGCCTGCGTTCCCAGCAGCGAATTGTCGCCAATCAGGCTCCGGTACATCTGGGTGTAAATCTGGATACGCTCGTTGACCAGCGGATTGAGCGTGGTGAGCTGGTCCGCCAGCAGGCTGGAATGGTACTTCTCGCGCCAGGTCTGGAAGGTTCCGAGGATCGCGGAGCCCAGCAGGCCGCCGAGGTTCTGGCTCATGCCGAACATCACCGAGAAGCTGACCAGGTTGCGCGGATCGGCGATCACCCCGCCAATGGCGGCCAGCATGGCGGGAGCCAGGAAGAAGGCGCTGCCAAAGCCCAGCAGAAACTGGCTTACCATCAGCTGATCCGGCCGGGTCAGGTTGTTGGACTGGCTGTCCAGCAGCGAGGCAACAATCATCAGCGCCAGGGAGGTGATAATCGGCCACGCAAGTTTCGTGGGTTTGATGGTAAGACAGCTGGTGACAATCCCGCAGACGATCCCGGCGAAAATAGACCACGCCAGGTGGGTCATCTGCTCATTCTGTAACCCCACGTACTGCAGCCAGCCGATGACGCCGGTGTTTTGCTCTGCCAGCACGATACGGATCAGCAGCATGATGAGTCCCAGACGGACGATGCTGCCGCTCGACAGCCAGCGGGTGTTAAGCAGCGGGTTGGCGCGGTTATGTTCAAAGACGATGGCGGCCACAATCAGCACCAGCGATAGCGCCAGCGACCAGCCGATCCACGGCGCCTCGAACCACCAGTCAAGGCGGCCCAGTGAGAGCACGGCGCAGAGCAGGGCCATTCCGGGGGCCATTAAAAAGAAGGTGATAAAGTCTTTCTTCTCAAAGACCTTGCGCCTGTCACCCGGGGGCAGTTTTAAGGCTATCACGCAGGCCAGGGAGATCAGCGCCAGCCCCAGCTCGAAGAAATAGAGCCCGCGCCATTCGTCCAACTGCAGCAGTTCGGTGGAAAACAGGCGGGCCAGAGGGATGGCGAGCGACGACCCGGTAATCCCGATGGTGAGCGCCTTCAGGCGGTGCTTCGCAGGCCAGGCCTGGATCTGATAGTAAATCCCCAGCGAGCTGAGCGCGGCGGCCACCATCCCGTGCGCGGCGCGCACCATCAGCGCCGAACTGAGATCGTTAACGAACAGGTGGAAAAAGGTCACCAGCACGTACAGCACCAGAAAACCTTCCGTGAAGGCGCGCAGGCCGTACTGCTGGCGGAACTTGACCAGCAGCAGGTTGATAGAGATGTTGGTCATGACGTAGACCGCGGGAAGCCAGGCGATTTCGGTCGACCAGGCCCCGAAGGTCCCCTGCAGGTTTTGCAGGTTGGCGGTCACCACCGCATTCCCCAGCGCGCCCGTCAGGCACACCAGCAGGCCAACGACGCCGTAGGCAATGCGTTTTGGCGTACTGTGCTCGGGCGTGGAAGGGGAACCCAGCAGGGCGGGTTTCTCATGAGGCTGCCACTCGCGAGGAGCATAAGGGTCGCGTTCGGGCAGGCGCATAACGTCGTTTACCTTAGAAATAATTGAATAATTAGCGGGCTAGCGATTCTACGTCTGCCGCAAATGATAATTCAAGTGAATATGATTTACGCATGTTAATCAAATGTAGAAGGGAAGTTTAAGGAAAAAGAGCGGCCCGATGTCGCCGTTGTGTTGAGAACCTGAAGTCGCTACCCTGAAGGAATAGAGAGAAGGAGTTCATCATGGAACAGCCCCATTTTCCCATCCTGCCGGACGCCACGCTGGCGGCCATCAATACTGTCGGTGAATGGCTGGCGCAGGATGACCTGAGCGGCAGCCGCCAGCAACCGGACGTCGATGCGGTCATCCTGGCAGGAAACGCGGTGATCCCAACCATTGAGGCGGCCTGCCGGATTGCCGCGCAGAGAGACATCCCGCTTCTGATTAGCGGCGGCATCGGGCATTCAACCACCTTTTTATACGCCGCCATCGGCAGTCATCCGCGTTATCACACCGTACCGGTCACGGGGCGGGCCGAAGCGAGCATTCTTGCCGACATTGCGCGGGTGTTCTGGCAGATCCCCGAGGCGCAGCTGTGGGTTGAGGATCAATCCACCAACTGCGGTGAAAACGCGCGCTTTAGCTGGAATATGCTGAAACAGCATCAGCGAGTGACCGGGCGGGTGCTGGTGGTGCAGGACCCGACGATGCAGCGCCGTACGATGGCGACGTTTGCCCGCGTTTGCCGGGATGAGCCCGTATCACCGCAGTGGATAAGCCATCCCGGGTTTACGCCAACGCTGCAAAATGGCAAAGAGGGCGTGGAATTTAGCGCGGGCAATAGCGGACTGTGGCCCGTTGACCGCTACATTTCACTGGTTCTGGGTGAGCTGCCGCGTTTGTATGATGACGTTAACGGCTATGGTCCGGCCGGGCGGGATTTTATCGCGCATGTTGAATTCCCTGAGGCGGTGATTGCCGCATGGGGACAGTTAAAGGAGGATCCGGTCCTGGCGGATGCGTTGGCCAGACGCTCGCTTCTCTGAATATTCAGTAAATCCCCCTCTCAGGAGAGAGGGGGAACATATTACAGCGCCGCAAACTTATCCAGCGTCCGCACCAGCTGCGTCACAAAACCGTACTCGTTGTCATACCATGCGACGGCTTTCACCAGCTGCAGCTCTCCCGCTTCTGACACCTCCGTCTGCGTGGCGTCAAACACCGAACCGTAATGCGAGCCAATCACATCGGACGACACAATCTCTTCGTCGGTATACCCGAACGATTTATTGCCCTGCGTCGCCTTTTTCAGCGCGGCATTGATCTCCTCAACGGTCACTTTCTTGCCGAGAATCGCCACCAGCTCGGTGACCGAACCCGTTTTTACCGGCACGCGCTGCGCGTGGCCTTTCAGCTTGCCGCTGAGCGCAGGGATCACCAGACCGATGGCCTTTGCCGCACCGGTGGTGTGGGGAATGATATTCTCTGCTGCCGCCCGCGAAGCGCGAAGGTCTTTCCCGCGCGGGCCATCCACCAGCGCCTGCGTACCGGTATAGGCATGAATGGTGGTCATGGTGCCCACTTTTATTTCAAACGCATCGTTCAGGGCTTTCGCCAGCGGGGCGAGGCAGTTGGTGGTGCAGGATGCGACGGAAATAATGGTGTCACTGGCGTCAATGGTATCGTCATTCACGCTGTAGACGATGGTTTTCATTTCACCCGCGGGCGCAGAGATCAGCACTTTCTTCGCGCCGGCGTCCAGGTGCGCCCGTGATTTCTCTTCTGAAGTATAAAAGCCGGTGCACTCCACGACGATATCCACACCTGCAGCTTTCCACGGAATGTGCTTCGCCTCTTTTTCGGCGTACACCGCAATGGTTTTACCGTCCACAATCAGCGCATCCTCGGTGAAATCGACGCTCCACGGGAAGCCACCGTAGTTGGAATCATGCCTGAGCAGGTAGGCCAGCACTTTCGGTGAGGTGAGGTCGTTGATGGCGACGACGGTATTGCTGTCCTGGGTTTCAAGAAGGCGACGCAGTACTAGGCGCCCAATGCGTCCAAAGCCGTTAATGCCAATTTTACTCATGGTGTTCTCCTGTAAACGTGTCGATACGACAGTTTGAACTCATCCAGGCTTAGACCATCACGGACAGGGCGGCAATTGAAGATGCTTCATGCGGGAGGAAGTATTTGAAAAACCATACAGAAAAGTTAATGAATTTTTAAGGAAAGGGGATTATGTTGGCGCGATAACTGTTTTTAATCGGGAAATGACATGCGCACTAAATATACAAGCCTGCAAATCGGCATCCACTGGCTGGTGTTTCTGTTAATCATCGTCGCCTACTGCGCCATGGAGTTCAAAGGTTTCTTCCCTCGCACCGCGCGTCCAGCGATCAATATGATCCACGTCTCGTGCGGTATCAGTATCCTGGTGCTGATGGTGACGCGTCTGCTGGTTCGCCTGAAATTCCGCGCGCCACCGATTCAGCCGAAGCCAAAAGCGATGGTGACGGGGATGTCCCATCTGGGACACCTGGTGGTGTATCTGCTGTTTATTGCGCTGCCGCTGATTGGCATTGTGATGATGTATAACCGGGGGAGCGAATGGTTTGCTTTCGGCCTGGCGATGCCGCATGCGGCGGAGTCCAATTTTGACCTGGTTGATGTGCTGAAAGAGTGGCACGAGACGCTGGCGAACCTGGGCTATTTTGTGATTGGCCTGCACGCGGCGGCGGCGCTGATGCACCACTATTTCTGGAAAGATAATACCCTCCTGCGCATGATGCCGAATAAGCGTCAATAAAGGCGAAAAACAGGCCGGGTAGGCGCAGCGCCACCCGGCTTGTTTTTTAACTCAGTAGCGCACGCTCTTCATCAGTTAACGCCAGCGGCTGCGTTGACCCCGTCTCCGACGACTTCACCGCCGCTTCCAGCACGCCCATGACCGCCAGTGCCTCAACAGGGTGGACAGGATTGGTGATTTTCCCAAGCAGCGCATCACGTACGTTGACGTAATACTGGCGCTGATCGCCTTTCGGGGTAGGGATCGTCTGCGGTGCGCCGTCGGCCCCAAAGAACACCATGCTGTCGCTGTCTTCGCCCCAGGTTTCACTGCCGGGAGTTACCCCTGAGAGCAACTGCGCTTCCTGCTGATCGATTCTGGCTTTTACCACGCTGCCCTTGTCCCCGTGGACGGTAAAGCGTGCCGTACCGCCAGCAACCAGCATGCTGGCGTGCAGAATGACCTTATGCTCCGGGTAGTTTAAGACCACGTGCGCCCAGTCGTTAATTTCTGCGCCGTCGCGCAGCGTCGCGATATTCCCCTGAACCGACTGCGGCAGGCCAAAAAGCTGTAGCGTCTGGTCAATCAGATGAGGACCCAGATCAAACCACAGACCGCTCCCGGGTACGTTCTGCTCGCGCCAGCGTACGCGAACTTCCGGGCGGAAACGGTCGATGTGCGATTCCATGTGTTTAACCTTGCCGAGCGTGCCTTGCTCGATAATCTGCTTAATGCCGAGGAAATCGCTGTCCCAGCGGCGGTTGTGGAAGACCGAGAGCAGCAGCTGCTTTTCATCCGCCAGCGCAATCAGGTCGCGGGCTTCCTGCATGTCGAGGGTAAAAGGTTTATCCACGACCACGTGTTTACCCGAGTTCAGGGCAAGCGTCGCCAGCGGGGCGTGCGTGGCGTTGGGGGAGGCAATCACCACCAGATCGATATCAGGATGCTGAATAGCCTCTTCCGGTGTTGCCACCACCTGTACGTCCGGCAGGTCGCGTTTAACCTTCTCTTCATCACGAGAAGAGACCACGGCCAGCTTAATCCCGTCCACAGACTGGATCAGCGGGGCATGGAAGGTTTTACCGACAAATCCATACCCGATCAGCGCAATGTTGATTGTTTGAACTTTACTCATGACCTTCTCCACGTTAATTCGCGCACACCGTAACCTGCAGTGCGCTATGGTCCCCAAGCTCAGGCCAGGGACGATCTAAAAAGAGTTGTTGGATGCTGGATAACCCGGAAACCAGATACGGCTCGCAGCGGTTAATTTTCAGGTGGTCGGCGACAATCCAGTGCGCATGGCTTGCGTCGAGCATCGCGCGTTTAACCTCGGCATCCGCTTCTTTACCGGCGCTCAACCCGAGTTCGGCATGAATGGCGCACGCCCCAAGTATGGCGATATCTGCCCGATACCGGGACAGCAAAGACAGCGTGGCGCTTCCGGCAAACAGTCGCTGCTTGTGGTCCCATTTCCCGCCGAGCAGGATCAGCTCAATATCTTCCCGGTCGCTAAAATGCTGGGCGATATCCAGCGACGTGGTAATGACGGTGAGCGGCCCCTGAAGAAAGGTGGCGACGGCCATCACCGTGCTTCCGGCATCCAGAAACAGGGTGGAGCCCGGTGGAACCTGCTTTGCAACCAGCTTACCCAGGCGCTGTTTGGTCTCCGGCAGCAGCGTGTTGCGTCCATGACGATTCATAGCGGAAAGGTTGAGCGCGATGGCTCCGCCGTGGTTCTTCTGCGCAAGGCCCTGGTTTTCCAGGTCGGTCAGATCCCGACGGATGGTGTCCGCTGATACCTGCAGCTTTTCTGCCAGCTCGGTGATGGTGGCCTGGCCTTGCTCGCTGAGTAAATCCAGGACGTAGCGTTGACGAGCGGTTTTGTGCATGGGGGGCATTCCTGCAAAATGTTGCAATAGTTTGCATAATACAGCATTTAGCCGCAGAGAGAAGAGGAATGTCCTTAGGACGATGTGCAGAGGCATGATGATTCAGATGCGTGATTATTAAAATATTATTAAGCAGGTATAAGTAAGCCGTTTTGAATGTTAATCACTATGTTATTGTTATGTTTTATTTAACGGTTTGGATTATGCAACCAGTACATTGCTTCTGGGTGGAATAAAAAGCTGATTTATTCGTAATTATTGGCATTTAATTTCTTACATTAGTTATTTAATGGTTTTTAATTTCAATCAAATC from Enterobacter dykesii encodes the following:
- the hrpA gene encoding ATP-dependent RNA helicase HrpA — translated: MTEQQKLTFPMLLQQLDSLMLRDKQRFARRLHGVKKVKNPDAQQAIYQEMAKEIEQAAGKVLLREAARPAITYPENLPVSQKKQDILEAVRDHQVVIVAGETGSGKTTQLPKICMELGRGLKGLIGHTQPRRLAARTVANRIAEELQTEPGGCIGYKVRFSDHVSDNTMVKLMTDGILLAEIQQDRLLMQYDTIIIDEAHERSLNIDFLLGYLKELLPRRPDLKIIITSATIDPERFSKHFNNAPIIEVSGRTYPVEVRYRPILEEADDTERDQLQAIFDAVDELGNESAGDILIFMSGEREIRDTADALSKRDLRHTEILPLYARLSNSEQNRVFQPHGGRRIVLATNVAETSLTVPGIKYVIDPGTARISRYSYRTKVQRLPIEPVSQASANQRKGRCGRVSEGICIRLYSEDDFLSRPEFTDPEILRTNLASVILQMTALGLGDIAAFPFVEAPDKRNIQDGVRLLEELGAISTDEQATVYKLTPLGRQLSQLPVDPRLARMVLEAQKHGCVREAMIITSALSIQDPRERPMDKQQASDEKHRRFHDKESDFLAFVNLWNYLGEQQKALSSNQFRRQCRVDFLNYLRVREWQDIYTQLRQVVKELGIPVNSEPAEYREIHIALLTGLLSHIGMKDAEKQEYTGARNARFSIFPGSGLFKKPPKWTMVAELVETSRLWGRIAARIDPEWVEPVAQHLLKRSYSEPHWERAQGAVMATEKVTVYGLPVVAARKVNYSQIDPALSRELFIRHALVEGDWQTRHAFFRENLKLRAEVEELEHKSRRRDILVDDEALFEFYDQRISHDVISARHFDSWWKKASKETPDLLNFEKSMLIKEGAESVSKLDYPNFWHQGNLKLRLTYQFEPGADADGVTVHIPLPLLNQVDEGGFEWQIPGLRRELVIALIKSLPKPVRRNFVPAPNYAEALLGRVTPLELPLLDALEREFRRMTGTTIDREDWNWDQVPDHLKISFRVVDDKNKKLLEGRSLSELKEALKGKVQETLSAVADDGIEQSGLHIWSFGQLPESYEQKRGNYKVKAWPALVDERDSVAIKLFDNPQEQQQMMWRGLRRLLLLNIPSPIKYLHEKLPNKAKLGLYFNPYGKVLDLIDDCISCGVDKLIHEAGGPVWTEEGFAQLHEKVRAELNDTVVEIAKQVEQILTAVFNINKRLKGRVDMTMALGLSDVKAQMAGLVYRGFVTGNGFNRLGDTLRYLQAIEKRLEKMAIDPHRDRAQMLKVESLQQAWQQWLNKLPPARRDDEDVQAIRWMIEELRVSFFAQQLGTPYPISDKRILQAMEQISA
- a CDS encoding O-methyltransferase, producing the protein MHQRWSAVDNYMISSLIPDDDVLSQVLENNKRAGLPEHDVAANQGQLLALFVRMTQARRVLEIGTLGAYSSIWMARALPPDGKLITLEADPTHARVARQNIQLAGLNERIELIEGPALSSLENFGEVPPFDLIFIDADKPNNPGYLEWALHYSRPGTIIIGDNVVRDGEVINGQSDDARVLGVRRFIEMIGDNPRLTATALQTVGVKGWDGFTLAMVNG
- a CDS encoding efflux transporter outer membrane subunit — translated: MILRPIAALVAAVMLAGCQSVDVKQAQPTLHIPPQWRTVSGPASPAEQLWWRNFHDNNLNRYVDQALQHNSDVLIARERINEYQARVFAADGSLIPSLDAGVTGTRARSQSAATGLPVYGTLYRGSLTASYDVDIWGVNRSTASAAEASLAAQKAAAAAADLTVASSVASGYVTLLSLDEQLRVTESTLKSREEAFNLAKRQFETGYSSRLELMQSDSELRSTRAQVPVLQHQIAQQENALSLLLGSNPGAVARSESFETLTPLTLPSQLPSTLLNRRPDIVQAERQLVAADASLAASRASLLPSINLTATGSIQDRTLSGLLDNPLQLWSVGGSILAPLLNRQALNAQVDISQSQRNQALYAYEKTVRNAFAEVNNSLDAIARYQEQLTELLAQQDVAQETLRIAQNRNRNGYSSYLDVLDAQRTLYSVQTSVVQVKNNLLLAQIDLYKALGGGWKSA
- a CDS encoding HlyD family secretion protein, yielding MSQQDAAKEQANTRKNVRIVSVFTAAAIGIVGVLVILYAWQLPPFTRHAQFTDNAYVRGQTTFISPQVNGYITEVKVQDFVQVKKGDLLLQIDDRIYRQRVHQAEAQLAMKIAALNNNLQQRKSAEATIAKNDAALKNARAQSLKTQADLKRVKDLAADGSLSVRERDAALASAAQGSADIEQAKALLEMSRQDLQTVIVNRGALEADVENAKAALELAQIDLQNTRIVAPRDGQLGQIAVRLGAYVTAGTHLTTLVPPQHWVIANIKETQLAELRVGQPVKFTVDALNNKAYQGRVESISPATGVEFSAITPDNATGNFVKIAQRIPVRIEVLGKPEESALLRPGMSVQVTIDTREAK
- a CDS encoding MFS transporter, coding for MRLPERDPYAPREWQPHEKPALLGSPSTPEHSTPKRIAYGVVGLLVCLTGALGNAVVTANLQNLQGTFGAWSTEIAWLPAVYVMTNISINLLLVKFRQQYGLRAFTEGFLVLYVLVTFFHLFVNDLSSALMVRAAHGMVAAALSSLGIYYQIQAWPAKHRLKALTIGITGSSLAIPLARLFSTELLQLDEWRGLYFFELGLALISLACVIALKLPPGDRRKVFEKKDFITFFLMAPGMALLCAVLSLGRLDWWFEAPWIGWSLALSLVLIVAAIVFEHNRANPLLNTRWLSSGSIVRLGLIMLLIRIVLAEQNTGVIGWLQYVGLQNEQMTHLAWSIFAGIVCGIVTSCLTIKPTKLAWPIITSLALMIVASLLDSQSNNLTRPDQLMVSQFLLGFGSAFFLAPAMLAAIGGVIADPRNLVSFSVMFGMSQNLGGLLGSAILGTFQTWREKYHSSLLADQLTTLNPLVNERIQIYTQMYRSLIGDNSLLGTQAITQLQTVTTLEANILAYNDTYLLTAGIAAATLVWILWRLLRLRITARMALKNATGNK
- a CDS encoding YdcF family protein, whose translation is MEQPHFPILPDATLAAINTVGEWLAQDDLSGSRQQPDVDAVILAGNAVIPTIEAACRIAAQRDIPLLISGGIGHSTTFLYAAIGSHPRYHTVPVTGRAEASILADIARVFWQIPEAQLWVEDQSTNCGENARFSWNMLKQHQRVTGRVLVVQDPTMQRRTMATFARVCRDEPVSPQWISHPGFTPTLQNGKEGVEFSAGNSGLWPVDRYISLVLGELPRLYDDVNGYGPAGRDFIAHVEFPEAVIAAWGQLKEDPVLADALARRSLL